One window of Haloarcula salinisoli genomic DNA carries:
- the cas5b gene encoding type I-B CRISPR-associated protein Cas5b yields the protein MSQQSLDDWTADRNGGQPDRCLSFTVRGPWGHFRRIEGNIVKQTYRIIPRTTVAGLLAAVLGIERDGYYDLFAPDSSAVAIEPVREIRTVNMPMNTLSTAAGDLQSLNGRGKISVKLPDPTTLRQQHNYEVLVDPAYRIDVALANEQWYTGLRETLAAGESHYVPSLGLSEHLADIEYHGEFDVGDGPQTDTVEIDSAVPNAVDNIVLDSGTRCQIEESPAFMDSDAGGRTTTGFTNYAYNPDADSLEVRDTTAVSVDGRTVVFV from the coding sequence ATGTCGCAACAATCGCTGGACGATTGGACGGCCGACCGAAACGGCGGCCAGCCTGATCGCTGTCTCTCGTTTACGGTGCGTGGCCCGTGGGGTCACTTCCGACGGATTGAGGGGAATATCGTCAAGCAAACCTATCGAATTATTCCCCGCACTACCGTTGCTGGGCTCCTCGCAGCTGTCCTCGGGATTGAACGGGATGGCTACTACGACCTGTTCGCGCCCGATAGTTCGGCAGTCGCCATCGAACCTGTTCGAGAGATCAGGACGGTCAATATGCCGATGAACACGCTGTCAACTGCAGCGGGAGACTTGCAGTCGCTTAACGGCCGTGGAAAAATCAGCGTCAAGCTACCTGATCCGACGACGCTCCGGCAGCAACATAACTACGAGGTACTGGTTGATCCTGCTTATCGAATCGATGTCGCACTTGCCAACGAGCAGTGGTATACCGGACTGCGCGAGACGCTCGCCGCAGGCGAATCGCACTACGTCCCGAGTCTTGGCCTTTCGGAGCATCTCGCTGACATCGAGTATCACGGTGAATTCGATGTTGGGGACGGACCACAGACCGATACTGTGGAAATTGATTCAGCTGTCCCGAATGCCGTTGACAATATCGTTCTGGATTCAGGAACACGCTGTCAGATTGAGGAGTCACCCGCGTTCATGGATTCTGATGCCGGTGGTCGTACGACAACGGGATTCACAAACTACGCCTACAATCCCGACGCTGATTCGCTTGAGGTGCGAGACACGACAGCAGTCAGTGTCGACGGTCGAACCGTGGTGTTTGTTTGA